CAATTCTTAAGTCTTAGCAACATGCAATCTTGgagtacttatttattttagttccTCTAAGTAAAGTAAGATTATCATTAGGTTTCTCTGAGTGTCAAACCTTTTAACCATCTCCCtatctctcatctttatttgtCTAACTGTACGTctgtcattctcttctttccacaCTATTCACGTCTTTGTGTGTTCCTCTGGGTGAAGTAAGACTACTAAGGCATTAGGCCACAGTCTGGAGTGAAGAAAGTATCCCTCTTCATCAACGGCTACAGAGAAACATCGGAAACATTAAGATGCACATGAAAAACCAGTGAACACGGCTGAACACATCTCAAATACACCTGTAAAAAAGGCAATACAAAGCAGCACAAGTGTTGACAGCTACATAAAAATACAGTACACCCATTATGCTGTTGTGAAGCTTTGGTTAACTTGGCTGGACTGTATCTAAAGTTCCTGAAAGAGCTTTATCGTGCACCTCAAACTGGCAGGTTATCTACTGGACCCCAAGGCAAAGGTGTTTAAGGTGTGTTTGTGAAGTTACTCATACTGGCAGTGTCCTTGAGTATTGCAGTCAACGCAAAAGtgaggtttggtttggtgtgtggtggaggggtgtgagggatggaatgaaggatagaagagaggatggaagggagaaaagacaaagagaaagagagaaaacagaggagggattagagaaaaggaaggttgaaaaaggaaaggaaaagtgaaagagagaaggatggaagaaaggaaggaaggaaggaaggaaagagaaaagggaagaggcaaGGAGGTATGGGAAACCTTTTACCTCAATGAAAGTGAAGGTAATGGTTAATCAGATCTGTGGTCATTTTTATAATCTGACACTTACAAGGTACTGGAGAGTAAATAGATGGGGATATTTTACCATAGTAAGACTGATAAGCCGAGATGTAAATGGAGCGATAGTGAGTCTGAGATTCAGTGATTTCTTTTGCATTGACTGATAGAGTTTTGTTCATAAGCCACCTGTCATTCTCACCTGTCTTAACCTTGGAGATTATGAGTCATTGGATcaaacagtcacacacacacacacacacacacacacacacacacacattctccttctcttacacacacatacaaaaccaAAGGGAACAGTTGCACACATCCAGTGCTATTAGCAACAGAAACACATTGCAGAGGAAAATATTATGTGTCCTCCGGATAAGAGTTACACCTCTGTATGTTAAAGAGGTGTCTGCATCAGGAAACATTTATGATTGGGCAGTGCTGAGTCAAGATGATGTGGCAGAAATATGAGGCAAGCTTTGTGCTaatgaagaggacgaagaatagAGGCCAGGGACTGAGGGTGTGGTAGCTTCTGGACCCCTGTGTCTTGAAATAATAGCAAGATACTACAGCAAGAAGGTTGGATGTGGGTAATTTAACACATATCTTGGAAGGAACAGACCTGGTTGTGTGTGGAAGAGGTAATGAAACTGAGGCTAAGGAAGGAGTTATGTCTTTTTGTAGTTGAAATGCTGAAACACTCTACAGTACTCGTTTCAGCTAAAGTTTCCATACTGCCTCTCTCATTAACTTATCTTTATCCACTTTGGTGTCTTGTGAACTGCCTAGAGTACTAAATTCACTAAACAAAGTTCTCTACCTCCTTCAGCATGAGTTTCTGTaccacattcctcactcattagTCTATCTTGATCCACTTGGCATCTTGTGGGGTGCCTGTCTGAACCCATTCTCATCTCCCACAAGAATCACACAAGACTGGCTGGTGCAAGAGGTACAATCAAGCTCAGATATTGAGTAAAATACCACACTCCCTTCCTTAGTGTTTAGAAATTTCCCTCTGTCTTAAGTCTGCTAGGAATCCATGAACTGTCTGGCTTTATAAGGAAATTGCCAGCGTGTGGTAACTGAGAGCAAAAGACTAAGGGTGCAGTTTGAGAAAGAGGTACTGTGTGTGATatatgagtgagagaaagattaCAAGTATGGTTTGTGAAAGAGATGCAATGTGCATTAGGAACAAGAAAGCGAAGTACAGTTAATGAGAACTAAATAAGAATGTAGTGTCAGATGAGGACGTAAGGCTGAGAgaagacacaaaacacagaGGAAATTGGTGAAGGTTACATGATTTCTGGCTGTAATTGTACAAGTCCTCTGGTCCTCTGAGTGCAGAAGCAATACTGATCTGAACACTGCAAGACTCCATGACAACGACCCCTAAATATAATGGCAAGAGAGTGTGATGCAGGATACTTTGGTCATTGGTGCAGTCGTTAATCACTCAAACTACAATACTTGGTACTCAAGACTACCATGAAGATATTTGACACTTCGGCCATCGGTCAGTGAAACCCAGGCTATATATCAGCCATTTCCACCACAACACTGCTCCAGACATGACCACATATCAACAAAGCAGTCCTCTAATAAGCAAGATAAGAGAAGAATCCACCAGCAGTAGACGACCCAAACACCAGAGAACGGAGGAATAAGAAGCTACAAAACATACGGAAcatcatctctctctatctctcagtcCCGGTCCGAGACGCGTCAAGATGGCTGGCACTTTATTGCTTTACTTGATCAGGTTCTCGCTGGTAATAATCTCTACCTTGGTGATCTTCTTGGGGTCTGGCGTCCCGGTCTCCAGCACCTCAACCTTCTGGTACACGTTGGGGGAGTTCAGCCACCGACTCTTGTCCTGAACCTTGCGGCCATCCAGGATTCGCTTCAGGGGGctgaggagagacagggagacaagttaggttaggtgtggtgatAGGTAGGAATCCAATACAGATTTTGTGTGGAAAAGTGTGGAAACAAGTAGGTATGGTGTGTGATGTTAAGAGCTTATAAGTTTACTATGATCACTTTACAATCATAAccttgaataaacaaaaaaactaagaaaaaatcagagcaagaaagtgaaaatacaagacaataatgataaaaaaaaaattatatgcaactcagaaacaaagaaagtgACGACAACACAAGACAATAACCACAAACAGATAGCGACTGACACACACCTCCTGGTAATATCGTCCTCGTCGAAGAGGTGTGTGTAGTTGGAGGCAGTGGGCGGCAGGGCAACATCACTCTGGAAACGTGATGTGTCCTGCTTCACGAGGGGCTTCCTGTAGATGTAGCCCGTCCTCAGGCCCTGTGTGGGAAGAATGCTGGCTTAGGGGGGACTATGCTGGATGGAGGAGAAACACAtgtgggttagagagagagagagagagagagagagagagagagagagagagagagagagagagagagagagagagagagagagagagagagagagagagagagagagagagagagagagagagagagagagagagtaatgtgtGGCTCAGTGGGGACTGTTATATGAAGGGAGGAAACTCATGTGGCTTAGAGGGGAACTGGTTTATGACGGAGGACATACTTAGTTGTCTTGAGGGGACCACGAAAGATGAGATTTATTTGCTATGGTGTATGAAGGATTTGTTTAGCTGTCTGATGTGACCATTTGTTTAACTATCTATTTATTGTGTTTAATGTGAAAGATGACTAGACAGCACATAACCTGATTACTAAGTATATtctattcatccaccactctgagaaccagtttcttcttaCATCTTTTTAAATCTAGtgttatcaagcttgaacccataaTTTCTCAGCCTATCAGGATAACTAACCCAAGGCAGACTCATAAAACCCCATTGAAAAAACTAGTGATCCTCTTTTGTCTCATATACAAACAGGGGTGGGTAAAGAAGACAGGCAGACTTACACAGTTGTCCATTGACCTCATCAGAGCCTCAAACTCCAACTCTCCAACCTTCCACTTGCGCTCCTTTGGTCCCTGGCCTGTTGGTCCTCCCTCCTGGCAGTcaggaaaggaaacacacaTTAGGCCAGACACCATCACAAACCTTTCATTTCAGTGATCACAAGAGAACCAACACTGTTTATACATCTTCACAAATAGCCAATACCAGGATCACACACCTGCTTGCTGTCGACGCCGCCAGCACCACGCCGGGCCACCTCGAAGGCAGCATGGCGAGCCTCATCTGTCACCGTGATCAGGTTGTCCAGTCCAAGTGGGGCCATGCGCATCTATGAGGAGGAACAGAGATGTGAGAGAgtggtcaggaggaggaggaagaggccaggatgaaggaaaagaagtgaggttatcagaaaaaaatatggaatgatAGATAGAGATGAGGCAGATGATGTGGGTAGGGTATGAAAAAGATGGGACACGGGAAGGAGCATGGTAGACTGAGGGAGACTATCATGAAAACTAAAGGCCAAGGAAGGCTGGGTGTGAGGAAGGCATGAGATGAAGGAGGCAGGAGGTGAAAGGAGGTGGGAactgagagaaaggaacaagaggTGAGGAAGGCTAGAGGTGAAAgatgaaaacagagagagagagagagagagagagagagagagagagagagagagagagagagagagagagagagagagagagagagagagagagagagagagagagagagagagagagagagagagagagagagagagagagagagaagagcaagaCAAATGACgtaagacagaaagatagaaataaagaggaacaacaagagcaagaggaagaaaacaagacacgagagaaaagaaagttacaAATTGAGACAAACGGAGATGAAAGAAGCCTGTTATAAGACCCTGCATCCATTACCAGTCGTGCATACCTTGACGGACAGGTCTGAGCAGGTGTGAGGTGAGAGTGGGTGcaggagggtgtgagggagtatGAGTGGGTGTGGGGGTGTGCTCGGAGTGTGAGGGGATACTTGGGGAGGTAAGGGGGTACAGGAGGGTGcttgtgtgttgggggggataGTGACTCATCAGGGTGAGAAGTCAAGGCACTGCTGCTGAAGCGGAAAAACTTGTCATGCTTTCCtatcttttgttcctccttgcttgtgtgtgaggaggatttgtagaggaaaggtgaagggaagtgtgtgctttgtggtgttagtagtagtagtagtagtagtagtagtagtagtagtagtagtagtagtagtagtagtagtagtagtagtagtagtagtaagaggaggaatgatgataatgatataatgaaaatagatgTTAATGAAGATAGATATTGTGataatgtagtagtaatagtagtaagaagaagaataatgatggtgatgttagtaGTGATGACAGCAGAAATATTATGTTTGttttagaagtagtagtagtagtagtagtagtagtagtagtagtagtagtagtagtagtagtagtagtagtagtagtagtagtagtagtggtggtggcagtgacagtggtggtgttggcagtaCCTGAGTCTCGCAGGCCAGGACGGTGTGGAAGGTGTTGTACCAGGCCTCCTCGATGGTCTCACCACAGCACACAACACCGTGGTTACGCAGCAGCATCACCTGGAAGAGAACACATTAATTACTTCACATAACTTACACTTTTTAATATCATAATTCCCTCTACTAACAATtaagagaaaacattaattaCTTGACATAACTTGCACTTTTTAGCATCATAATTTCCTCTGCTGAGAATTATGACACATATAcattaataaagaagaaaaaacattaattactttacataacacacactttttttagCATCACAAATCCCTCTACTAACAATTTATAAACTCAACATAAAATAACTAAGTAGAAAACCACCAATTACTCTCCATGCTGACTTGAAATGTTTAGGTGTACATGAACTTTACTCCCAGAGTATAACAAACATCCCTGCCATTCCCTAACCCAGCACACAACACCCCTGCCGTTCACTAACCCAACACCCAACATTCCAGTCATTCCTTAACCCAATACCCAACACCCCTGCCAATCCCTaacccagccagccagtgagGTTCCTTTCCGAGATCCACCAGTAAACAGCTCTGCCATTCCCTAACCCAGCCAGCCAGAGAGGAGCCTACCTTGTTGATGGGCCCAAGGTTGCGTGCCAGcttgtccctctcctcctggtTGACAAAGATGCCCTGGTACTCGTGGTAGGAGACGTCCCCAATGAGCAGAGACTCCTGGGACAGTGACATCAGCCCCTGCTTTAAGGCTGACACCTGTGGGAAGAGGCATGGTGAGTGGAGGTACTGGTGATGTGGCTCAGATGAGGTAAAGAGAAGGTTGAGGTGATGAAAGGAGTGCCGATGACTAAGGAGGTTGAAATGATGATGTGATGAAGGGAAGTTTAgatgatagaggaagaggaagtagataTGAAGGGATGGTGGTATGGATGGTGAGAGGTGATGAAAACACCCTAAAAGACCCATCCTTGAGAACCAACCCCTAAAAAACACTGGAGAACATCTTGAAAAACACACTAGAGGACCCAACCCAAACACCACCAGACacccagacaaacagacactcaCCGCCACAACCGCTGGATGATGGAGGTGGATGATGCACTTGATGTCAGGCCGGGCAGCATGGATGGCAGAGTGGAGCATGAAGCCAGCCACACTGACACCAAAGTTAGTAGAGCCACTCTCGACGATGTTCCCCTGCATGTCCACCTTGACGAGGGAGGAGGCCGTCACCTCGTGGTACAGCATGCCGAATGGGTTGAGCAGGAAGTGTTCTGTGTCCTGGCTGATGCGAGCCTGTGCcggaggagacagaggagctTAGTAAGAGTATGTAAGAAATGCACATCAGAGAAAACAAGGTATTGGCTGGTAAATTAATACTATAAATACACtaacagaagagggaaaaagtgagATTTAAGTATTACAAGGAAGGGCATGGACTAAACAgcaacaaggagaagaaaaaagaaacaagaagtataaaaaaaaaaaaaaagagacaagaggagttgagaaaaaaacactaaagaaaagaaggagaaaagaagacaagttaaaaaaagaaagaaaaagaaagatgtgaaagaaaaggagaaaaagacgtaaaaaaaaaaaaaaaaaaaaaaaaaaaaaaaaagagagagacaacaaacaccaccacatcaacacTAAACAGACCAAAACAGACTCACTCAACAACAGAACAACACCCCAGGAAGACCCCAGCATACCGTGACGTGGTTGTAGATGCTCTGAGTCCAGCCGTGCATGTCGATGAGGCGGTAGACAGAGGCAAGCTTGCAACGGAGGAGCTTCTCACCCTTGGCAAAGCTGAGGCTCTCCATGCCGCGGATATCGTTGATTGGGATGACACTGCTCATGCCTgccgggagggaaggaggtggtgaaggtggtgatggtggaaaaaCAAGAGATGATGTGAAGGAaagcattttatttttactgttctgGTAAGTGGTGTGATATTtcaagacaaagaggaagacaagataaaggagagagattaggagatgaaacaataaaagaaagagattagATGATAAGGAGTAGAAGAACAAAGTGAACTGTTACTGATAGGAAGAGTGGTGAGAGAAATTAGGATgaagaggtggaaaagaaaagaggtagAATTGCATAAATATGTGTGCTTATTGACTTTTATTGGACTGATAAGAGATGGtgtgaaaaagacaaaaaggaagaaatggaaaagagagaagagaaggagttaTGGAAGACAATATATGTTTGTTGACTATTACTAGACTGATAGACTGAAAGATGTATTAAAAAATGTATTGTTAGTGCTTTCTCTTACAATTCATACACTGTTTAgcccttcctacatgaaaaaaattataaataaaataataaaataaaataaaataaataaataaataataaaataaaagaaacaaagagaaaggtcTATAATCCATACTTTCTCTTACAAGTCATTCATTACTTAACCCTTCTTACatgaaaaagcaaataaataccgaaataaataaacaaa
The window above is part of the Scylla paramamosain isolate STU-SP2022 chromosome 43, ASM3559412v1, whole genome shotgun sequence genome. Proteins encoded here:
- the LOC135093662 gene encoding protein hu-li tai shao-like isoform X15; translated protein: MSEVQQEQAAPAPAPANGLNGTATQEEEVRLMTEEELEREKMRPPDIDQDMKEMERRKRVEAIMNSTIFREELEKIVESQLTEGYSGYQAIQNISEMMGIPCSRVNTFRSMSSVIPINDIRGMESLSFAKGEKLLRCKLASVYRLIDMHGWTQSIYNHVTARISQDTEHFLLNPFGMLYHEVTASSLVKVDMQGNIVESGSTNFGVSVAGFMLHSAIHAARPDIKCIIHLHHPAVVAVSALKQGLMSLSQESLLIGDVSYHEYQGIFVNQEERDKLARNLGPINKVMLLRNHGVVCCGETIEEAWYNTFHTVLACETQMRMAPLGLDNLITVTDEARHAAFEVARRGAGGVDSKQEGGPTGQGPKERKWKVGELEFEALMRSMDNCGLRTGYIYRKPLVKQDTSRFQSDVALPPTASNYTHLFDEDDITRSPLKRILDGRKVQDKSRWLNSPNVYQKVEVLETGTPDPKKITKWVADSSPTHSTSTPVKLESALQFVPPNTNPKEFKTVQKMIKENRRVGNISAGPTSHLLEGVTWDEARRMQDASMSGASDHVILVGAASKGIIQRDFQHNAVVYKTPYAKNPFDAVTDQELEEYKDLVERKQRGDPIEEIEIEKMNIVPERATVDVVDDHQQEQHVERTAMDPTSPTSDQEGETVANGDDDAHHSTLSHSSKEGSPTKDTSLTDDSISKDKKKKKKGLRTPSFLKKKKDKKKEKEAAHH